One Malassezia vespertilionis chromosome 6, complete sequence genomic window, CGTCGGGCAGCGAGGGCCGATCGGAATGCAGCTGCATGTGCAGCGTCACCCCGTTTTCGCGCAAGTCCTGGACACGCAGACTTGTCGCGAGGATATCAGTGCTGGTTTGGTCCATAATCAAAACTTTCCACACCGCTGGCGCTTTCGGCACGTCCGCGCCTTGGTCGGCGTCATTGGGCGCAGCACGATTCGCGcccatgcgtgcaaatgcCGGGTCATTAAAGTTTAGCAGCGACACTAGCGCCTGGATctgtgcattgcgcagcgatccGTCGGCGCCAGAAGCGCCGATCGCACCAGCCGATGCCATCGTGGAGGCAAGCAAAAGCGTGCGGGCGTGCCACGTGCGACGCGTGTTTTCAACCGGCACCGGCGTGAAAACCCCGCATGACGAGTTTGTCGAGCAGGCGTAAGGGTGAACGACGATGTACGACTCTGAAAAAAAGGATGCTGCGTACTGGGCAGAGCGGATGAGGGAGGAAACGCATGTGCGGCATGTGAGTGGTGATGTTTACGAGAGTGTAAGCCCCGACGTGACCGTTCCTTTcggctcgcgctccatttTTGGCGGGGTTCTTCTCGGACAGGCGATCAATGCCGCGAGTGCGACGATGCCGGAGAAGTATCTGGTACAAAGCATGCAAGTGAGGTTTCTGGATACGGCAAAACGAGACCGCATTCAGTTCACCGTTACCAGCTTGCGGTCCGGCCGTTCGTACATTTTGTGCCGTGTCGAAGCGCACCAGCATGGCCGCTTCATCTTCACTTCATTTATATCGTTCAAGGTTCCTGACGCCCCGGACACTTCCTATGCGATTGGAGCGCCGATAATTGACAGCAATGCCGAGTTTGAAATCAGCGAAGAGGTGAAAACTGGCACGCGCCCCGCATTTGTGCTTCCCCCTGAGGAATCCATGCCGGGCAATGTGCGCTACGAAAAAGGCCTCGCGAACTTCCCGGATATTGCCAAGCTGGAATTTGCCCTCAAGGGACTGCGGTACGACCAGCTGCGTCACCCCGCAGAGTATCGGTACGTATCTACGCTTGCTAACAACAGTGTCGCCGTGCCCACCATGTACAATGAGATGTCGCTCTACCAGTTCGGTTCCAAGCTTGCTCTTTGGGTCCGCGCTCGCGGGGACTACCACGAGGACGAGAACCACCAGCGTGCGGCTCTCGCATACTATATCGAGTACGTCGCCGCAAACACACTGACCACAGTCAATTCCTCGTCCCGCACAGCACGTCTGTGTTTTCGGGGTGCCCGTCCATGATGGCCAGTCTCGACCACTCAATGTGGTTCTACGAGTCGTTCTCCATGTCCGATTGGCTCTTGCTGGTGATGGAGCCGC contains:
- a CDS encoding palmitoyl-CoA hydrolase (EggNog:ENOG503NXST; COG:I); the encoded protein is MYDSEKKDAAYWAERMREETHVRHVSGDVYESVSPDVTVPFGSRSIFGGVLLGQAINAASATMPEKYLVQSMQVRFLDTAKRDRIQFTVTSLRSGRSYILCRVEAHQHGRFIFTSFISFKVPDAPDTSYAIGAPIIDSNAEFEISEEVKTGTRPAFVLPPEESMPGNVRYEKGLANFPDIAKLEFALKGLRYDQLRHPAEYRVAVPTMYNEMSLYQFGSKLALWVRARGDYHEDENHQRAALAYYIDQFLVPHSTSVFSGCPSMMASLDHSMWFYESFSMSDWLLLVMEPQSVADGRTLVLGRIYRQDGVLVAVAIQEGVFRQSHNKALM